The DNA segment tatagaagcAGACTTCTTAAGCCGGGTTACATTAGATCCTCATGAATGGTCTTTAAACCCACAAACTTTCGGGGAAATCTGTCATATCTGGGGGACCCCAACCTTAGATCTTTTCGCAACCTATCTAAATAATAAATCCCCTAAATACTTTTCTTTAGACCATAGGGGCTCTCCTACGGGGTTAGATGCCTTCAGTCATACATGGGGGTCGGGGTTAGtctatgccttccctcccatacccctAATTCCCAAAATCCTGCAGAAACTAAGATCAGAACGGGCATTATTAATCCTTATTGCTCCattctggccaaaaagaagttggttccCGGTTATTCAGGAACTAGCTATAGATAATCCTGTTCATCTTCCTTATCGTCAGGATCTTCTTCTACAGGGTCCACTGTTTCATCAGGACGTGCGACATCTAAAGCTtacggcctggatcctgagagggcaTACCTAATGACCAAAGGCCTTTCTACCGGAGTGATCGACACTATtcaagcaagcaggaaaccagtgactaacgctatttatgccaagatctggaaaaaattctGTACTTGGTGTGGGGattatcctccttctccagaaaaTCCAAACTTAGGCCAAATTTTAGATTTCTTACAGGCTGGGTTTTCTCTAGGTCTTAAACCAAGCACCCTTAAGGTCCAGATTTCGGCTTTAAGTATATATTTTGACTTTCCCTTAGCAGATCACAGATGGATCAGGAGATTCATTAAGGGCTGTTCCCGTATTAAACCACGTATACACAACCCAGTCCCTTCTTGGGATCTCTCTCTGGTCCTGAATATtctcacagagcccccctttgagCCTCTGGATTCTGCAAACATAAAAATCCTCACATTTAAAACTATCTTCCTGATAGCAATTACCACAGCACGTAGATTGGGTGAAATCCAGGCCCTCTCTCGCAGAGAACCCTTTTTAAATATCTTAGATGACAAAATAATTCTCAAACtagatcccctcttcctccctaAAGTTGTGTCCGAATTCCACCGTAAACaggaaattattcttccctccTTCTGTGCTAATCCTAAATCTGAACGGGAAAGGAAGTGGCAAACCTTAGATGTTAGGAGATGTGTTCTCTTTTACTTAGAAGCAACAAAAGAGTGGTGTAAAGATTCCAGTTTACTAGTTAACTTTGGGGGAAAGAATAGAGGGTTGAAAGCCTCAAAGGCAACCTTAGCCAGATGGATAAAATCCACTATATCTCTCTGCTACAAGACCACAAACACTTCCCTTCCGGGGGatattaaagcccattccactagggccatggcGACATCCTGGGCCGAAAAAAGGGGTGCATCTCTGGACCAAATATGCCGAGCAGCAACGTGGTCAAGTTCCTCGACATTTGCAAAGCACTATCGGTTGGATATTGCCTCCCAGGAGGACCTGGCATTCGGCAGGAAAATCCTGCAGGCGGTGGTCCCTCCCTAATAATggggtaatctggtaagtctccaggtgggggccgtcatggaacgtggtggaaatatggaattagacttaccggtaattcggtttccactagtgaccatgacggccccccattatttccctccctttctTCCTTCTTGGAGATGGTTCTATGTGAAATTCCTTGCACTTGCATCCTTCcgggtggtactttggtagacactggtgttgggtgctagggaggagcttttaatctcttgcgcttcctgtccctacaggatataggagcatcctccaggtgggggccgtcatggtcactagtggaaaccgaatttccggtaagtctaattccatatttttttgctataatgggaccaaggattatcaaaaaagcttaattacagacaccttacagctggtcattgcagtctgggactatagtaaagcatccagagagcttcaccagaggtcataggggcagaggggtccgtctgtaagtcgggtttccataagtaggggaccgcctgtatatgtgtgtgttttttttttcacgtacATTGGATGTTCTAAGGTAACTTTGATCTAATTTTTATGCCCCCTATCAACCCCTGGCTGTTATTCATTTTGGAGTtctatgggggttttttttgtccCCGCATCGCAAAAGCCACTTTTATCTTTAAATTCATAATGACATAATTCACATGaggcataacaaattgtacttcctagtggcaccattGTGTTGGGAGAAATTAATGAAATCACATTTGCGCCATTAACTtgtaggctctgtttttacatttttccttgtgttctccaaatgacacatcttctTTTATTTGGGTCAATACAGTTTGAGATATCTCATTTTTATAGGTGTTATTCTGTTTTAAGCCCTTTCCGCACCTTGATTATaaatcataggatgcgggtcgttcccgcaccttgacatagaatcacgtcatggcgatcgcccgggctcagaagctcaTAGTGACTGCGGCGTCTATGGTGCATCGACGTGCCGATCACCATATTACCATGGTGACTCTgaggtccgataaggaccccagggctgcctatagtagcTGCCTGTGTACGATCTAAcaagtgcagctgtcagcctatgcagaatgactGTAACATGCCGCAATACATTAGCAGTATagtacaatgaacaagtgataaaatgatcacttgttcatgtcccaccctgggacaaaataaaaccgtaaaaaaaaaaaaaaaaaagtttaaaaataaaagggaaattaaaaaaaattattaaaaaagaatagtcccctgaagtcccatcccatgcagtaatcaaataaaacataaagtgaaaatcaccaaaaaaacacaacatattgggtattacaacgtccgtaacaacctgaacaataaaataaaactgtcactaaacccgtacagtgaacgccataaaaaaaacctcacaaaaattatgaaattttcacatctgattgtataaaaagcacataaaaagtgatcaaaaattaaaatttacataaaataacattataccaagaaaaagtacagcttgtcacgcaaaaaataagctctaaaacatctctgtaaacaaaaaaatatgaatGTTCTGCCCcttgttacatggcgatgcaaGAACGAGCAAATTTCTcaaaattagttctatattctgTTAAACAagtaaaaagccatataaatcgggtatcgccgtaatcgtgatgacccgtagaataaagataacacattatttttatggtacagtgaacgtccggggaaaaaaatgctaaaaaccataaagaagaattaatgattttttttttaaccaccaccaagaaagagttaataaaatctgatcatTAGATATTgaaccccctgtaaatgatgtacctgaaaagtggatctcatccacaaaaaaaaattatcccccatatgtccaaattacaaaaaaattaaacattttatagcctgtaaaatgtagcattgcagatctgctctgaatggcgtttccttccttcctttctatgcccggccgtgtgccaatacagcagtcaccaccacatatggggcttcctcatactcaggagaaattgggtatgaaactttgtggagtttttcttcATTTAATACTGCAATGGttaaatttttgtccaaaattaatatattgtcttgtAAATCacaactccattttgttttaacccctgtgaagcatctaaagggttaaaacaTTTCTtaaccttgatttttttttttacacattgaggggaacagtttctaaaatggcacaatttatggggttttactgttatttaggcctctcaaagtcacttaaagctgagcaggtgcctctaaataagggttttggcgtttttcataaaaattagaaaaactgCACCCACAATTCGgaccctcctaacaacctagaaaagagagaggatgcataaaaccctatgccgatataaagcagatatttgggaaatgtgatttataaagttacttgggtgctacgactatctgcctgaaaagcagaaaattttgaactttgaaaatgaatagtttttagaaatttttgccaaatttaattttttttcataactaaacacaaaagatatcatcaaaatatttctattactttgaagtacaatgtgtgacggtaaaacaatctcaaaatcccctggatatcttaaagCTTcagagggcaaattttaaaaatcaggcctagtcctaaaggtctaaaatggcttggacacaaagggg comes from the Engystomops pustulosus chromosome 5, aEngPut4.maternal, whole genome shotgun sequence genome and includes:
- the LOC140133212 gene encoding uncharacterized protein; translation: MTKGLSTGVIDTIQASRKPVTNAIYAKIWKKFCTWCGDYPPSPENPNLGQILDFLQAGFSLGLKPSTLKVQISALSIYFDFPLADHRWIRRFIKGCSRIKPRIHNPVPSWDLSLVLNILTEPPFEPLDSANIKILTFKTIFLIAITTARRLGEIQALSRREPFLNILDDKIILKLDPLFLPKVVSEFHRKQEIILPSFCANPKSERERKWQTLDVRRCVLFYLEATKEWCKDSSLLVNFGGKNRGLKASKATLARWIKSTISLCYKTTNTSLPGDIKAHSTRAMATSWAEKRGASLDQICRAATWSSSSTFAKHYRLDIASQEDLAFGRKILQAVVPP